One window of Mesorhizobium sp. PAMC28654 genomic DNA carries:
- a CDS encoding class I SAM-dependent methyltransferase: MAQNIYDQADFYEGYGRLPRSLYGLDGAAEWPAITALLPELAGKRVVDLGCGFGWFCRWAAGQGAKSVVGLDLSENMLARARKETDNPAVSYAIADLDTLVLPAGSFDFAYSSLTFHYVEDFARLMRVVHDALVPGGRFVFTIEHPIYMAPTNPGWALDETGRQTWPIDSYSVEGERRTDWLAKGVIKHHRTIGTTLNTLIDTGFRIDRVVEWRPTEEQIRKQPELDVEKERPMILIVSVQR; the protein is encoded by the coding sequence ATGGCACAGAACATCTACGATCAGGCTGATTTCTACGAGGGCTACGGGCGGTTGCCACGCTCGCTCTACGGGCTGGACGGCGCGGCCGAATGGCCGGCGATCACGGCGCTCTTGCCGGAACTCGCGGGCAAGCGGGTCGTCGATCTCGGCTGCGGCTTCGGCTGGTTCTGCCGCTGGGCGGCGGGGCAGGGCGCAAAGAGCGTGGTTGGCCTCGACCTCTCCGAAAACATGCTGGCGCGGGCGCGCAAGGAGACGGACAATCCGGCCGTGTCCTACGCCATCGCCGATCTCGACACGCTGGTGCTGCCGGCAGGCAGTTTCGATTTCGCCTACAGTTCGCTGACCTTCCACTATGTCGAGGATTTCGCCCGGCTGATGCGGGTCGTTCATGACGCGCTGGTGCCCGGCGGCCGTTTCGTCTTCACCATCGAGCATCCGATCTACATGGCGCCGACCAATCCGGGCTGGGCTCTGGACGAGACCGGGCGCCAGACCTGGCCGATCGACAGCTATTCGGTGGAAGGCGAGCGCCGCACCGACTGGCTGGCCAAGGGCGTGATCAAACACCACCGCACCATCGGCACGACGCTGAACACGCTGATCGACACCGGCTTCCGCATCGATCGTGTCGTGGAATGGCGGCCGACCGAAGAGCAGATCAGGAAACAGCCGGAACTCGATGTCGAGAAGGAACGGCCGATGATCCTGATCGTCTCGGTGCAGCGGTAG